A single genomic interval of Nitratidesulfovibrio sp. SRB-5 harbors:
- the hmcB gene encoding sulfate respiration complex iron-sulfur protein HmcB, protein MNRRRFLTLLGTAGVSTAMSAVGAKKAVAAGNQSFKGYKDSYGVLHDTTRCIGCRKCEQGCNEVNKLPAPKVKFDDLTVLEKSRRTDSNNWTVVNKYNVAGLDHPVFRKQQCNHCLEPACASACFVKAFTKNPDGSVTYDGSLCVGCRYCMIACPFNVPAFQYDEPFDPLIQKCTMCHPRIQEGKLPGCVEACPKEALTFGKREDLVRIAHDRIRSNPGRYQDHVYGELEMGGTAWMYLAGVPFEAVGQQEMGTKSAPEYTAGALGSVPMVVGIWPVLLTGAYAISKRKEKVAAEEREEAVQAALAKARDDAAKAMDTALAKAAKEKDAAVTREVKKAMEQAEQAFEEKFAALRAEGQTAENGDDGEGKEDA, encoded by the coding sequence ATGAACAGGAGAAGATTCCTGACCCTGCTGGGCACCGCCGGTGTTTCCACGGCCATGAGCGCTGTAGGCGCGAAAAAGGCCGTCGCGGCGGGCAACCAGAGCTTCAAGGGCTACAAGGACAGTTACGGGGTGCTGCACGACACCACCCGTTGCATCGGCTGCCGCAAGTGCGAGCAGGGCTGCAACGAGGTGAACAAGCTGCCCGCGCCCAAGGTGAAGTTCGACGACCTTACGGTGCTGGAAAAATCGCGCCGTACCGATTCGAACAACTGGACGGTGGTCAACAAGTACAATGTGGCAGGGCTGGACCATCCGGTGTTCCGCAAGCAGCAGTGCAACCACTGCCTGGAACCCGCCTGCGCCTCGGCCTGCTTCGTCAAGGCCTTCACCAAGAACCCCGACGGCTCCGTCACCTACGACGGCAGCCTGTGCGTGGGCTGCCGCTACTGCATGATCGCGTGCCCGTTCAACGTGCCCGCCTTCCAGTACGACGAACCCTTCGACCCGCTGATCCAGAAGTGCACCATGTGCCACCCGCGCATCCAGGAAGGCAAGCTGCCCGGCTGTGTCGAGGCCTGCCCCAAGGAGGCCCTGACCTTCGGCAAGCGCGAAGACCTCGTGCGCATCGCCCATGACCGCATCCGCAGCAATCCCGGCCGGTACCAGGATCACGTCTATGGTGAACTGGAAATGGGCGGCACCGCGTGGATGTACCTGGCTGGCGTGCCCTTCGAGGCCGTGGGCCAGCAGGAGATGGGCACCAAGTCCGCGCCGGAATACACGGCGGGGGCCCTTGGTTCCGTGCCCATGGTGGTGGGCATCTGGCCGGTGCTGCTGACCGGCGCCTACGCCATCTCCAAGCGCAAGGAAAAGGTTGCGGCGGAAGAGCGCGAAGAAGCCGTGCAGGCCGCGCTGGCCAAGGCCCGCGACGATGCGGCCAAGGCCATGGATACCGCCCTGGCCAAGGCGGCCAAGGAAAAGGACGCCGCCGTGACCCGCGAGGTCAAGAAGGCCATGGAACAGGCGGAGCAAGCCTTCGAAGAGAAGTTCGCCGCCCTGCGTGCCGAAGGCCAGACCGCCGAAAACGGCGACGACGGCGAAGGCAAGGAGGATGCATAA
- the hmcD gene encoding sulfate respiration complex protein HmcD: MEIHTLHEFMLHTKNITYLLMGATLVGFVCYWLFLTGRDKKIRKY; this comes from the coding sequence ATGGAAATCCATACCCTGCACGAGTTCATGCTGCACACCAAGAACATCACCTATCTGCTGATGGGTGCCACCCTGGTGGGCTTCGTGTGCTACTGGCTGTTCCTGACCGGACGCGACAAGAAGATCCGCAAATACTAA
- a CDS encoding sigma-54-dependent transcriptional regulator, translating to MTTPHETILVVDDEADFANGLARQLRAGFPDAEVLVATSGKAGLDLLGRSDPAVLLTDLRMPDMDGLELMAHAQTQDATPSVILLTAHGTIETAVTALKNGAYDFLTKPVRREDLYRAVTKGLERCRLLRENRQLREEMSRTGMERTLIGETPAMRRLKETIAAVAASDYTVLVRGESGTGKELVAASIHALSGRAQRPIVSVHCPAIPDQLLESELFGHVKGAFTGAERSRKGLFMSAAGGTIVLDEIGDISPGIQTKLLRVLQEHEIRPVGSSGTVKVDVRIIASTNQALEARIKSGEFREDLFYRLNVLTIHTPPLRDRADDIPLLADHFLVQTCREMQIAAKRLSPEAMACLCGREWPGNVRELQNFVRRLAVFCPGPTVEMAHLRLVDGPADCAAPVAEPTLTPYKDAKAHVVDEFTRRYVERLLERTEGNISEAARISGLERVSLQKILRRLGIGGAGRE from the coding sequence ATGACCACGCCCCACGAGACCATCCTGGTGGTGGACGACGAGGCGGACTTCGCCAACGGCCTGGCCCGCCAGTTGCGCGCGGGCTTTCCCGATGCCGAGGTGCTGGTGGCCACCAGCGGCAAGGCCGGGCTGGACCTGCTGGGCCGCAGCGACCCAGCCGTGCTGCTGACCGACCTGCGCATGCCCGACATGGACGGGCTGGAGCTGATGGCCCACGCCCAGACCCAGGACGCCACCCCCAGCGTCATCCTGCTTACCGCGCACGGCACCATCGAAACGGCGGTGACCGCGCTCAAGAACGGGGCCTACGACTTCCTGACCAAGCCGGTGCGGCGCGAAGACCTGTACCGCGCCGTGACCAAGGGGCTGGAGCGCTGCCGCCTGCTGCGCGAAAACCGCCAACTGCGCGAGGAAATGTCGCGCACGGGGATGGAACGCACCCTGATCGGCGAAACCCCGGCCATGCGCAGGCTGAAGGAAACCATCGCGGCGGTGGCCGCGTCGGACTACACCGTGCTGGTGCGCGGAGAATCGGGCACCGGCAAGGAACTGGTGGCCGCGTCCATCCATGCCCTGTCCGGCAGGGCGCAGCGGCCCATCGTCAGCGTGCACTGCCCGGCCATTCCGGACCAGTTGCTGGAAAGCGAGCTGTTCGGCCACGTCAAGGGCGCGTTCACCGGGGCGGAACGTTCGCGCAAGGGGCTGTTCATGTCCGCCGCCGGGGGCACCATCGTGCTCGACGAAATCGGCGACATCTCGCCCGGCATCCAGACCAAGCTGCTGCGGGTGTTGCAGGAACACGAGATACGCCCCGTGGGCTCCAGCGGCACGGTGAAGGTGGACGTGCGCATCATCGCCTCCACCAACCAGGCGCTGGAGGCGCGCATCAAGAGCGGGGAATTCCGGGAAGACCTGTTCTACCGGCTCAACGTGCTGACCATCCACACCCCGCCCCTGCGCGACCGCGCCGACGACATCCCCCTGCTGGCCGACCACTTTCTGGTCCAGACCTGCCGAGAGATGCAGATAGCCGCAAAGCGGCTTTCGCCGGAAGCCATGGCCTGCCTGTGCGGGCGTGAATGGCCTGGCAACGTGCGTGAATTGCAGAACTTCGTGCGGCGTCTTGCGGTATTCTGCCCCGGACCCACGGTGGAAATGGCCCACCTGCGGCTGGTGGACGGCCCCGCCGACTGCGCCGCGCCCGTGGCCGAGCCAACGCTTACCCCGTACAAGGACGCCAAGGCCCACGTGGTGGACGAATTCACCCGGCGCTACGTGGAACGGCTGCTGGAACGCACCGAGGGCAACATCTCCGAGGCGGCGCGCATCTCCGGGCTGGAGCGGGTGTCGTTGCAGAAGATACTGCGACGGCTGGGCATCGGCGGCGCAGGCAGGGAATAG
- the hmcE gene encoding sulfate respiration complex protein HmcE, whose translation MYAFLTGPMLWVALLVFFGGLAARVVWYVRGLSWQLDRVAYGPHLAHGLKGGIHSALKWMLPFGTQSWREQPYFAVAFFLFHIGAVLVPLFLAGHNIILAERFGFSLPTLPMGIADALTVAAIIGLVMIALRRIALTEVRILTTAYDWFILAVSAAPFVTGFVARLHVGNYDAWLLAHIITGELLLIVAPFTKLSHIVLFFMSRGQLGMDYAIKRGGYSRGAAFPW comes from the coding sequence ATGTACGCATTCCTCACCGGTCCCATGCTGTGGGTGGCGCTGCTGGTCTTCTTCGGCGGCCTTGCGGCACGCGTGGTCTGGTATGTGCGCGGCCTGAGCTGGCAGCTCGACCGCGTGGCCTACGGCCCGCACCTGGCGCACGGCCTGAAGGGCGGCATCCATTCCGCCCTGAAGTGGATGCTGCCGTTCGGCACGCAGAGCTGGCGCGAGCAGCCCTACTTCGCAGTGGCCTTCTTCCTGTTCCACATCGGCGCGGTGCTGGTGCCGCTGTTCCTTGCCGGGCACAACATCATCCTGGCCGAGCGGTTCGGCTTCAGCCTGCCGACGCTGCCCATGGGCATCGCCGACGCGCTGACCGTGGCCGCCATCATCGGCCTGGTGATGATCGCGCTGCGGCGCATCGCCCTCACCGAGGTGCGCATCCTCACCACCGCCTACGACTGGTTCATCCTCGCCGTTTCGGCGGCGCCGTTCGTCACCGGCTTCGTGGCCCGGCTGCACGTGGGCAACTACGACGCGTGGCTGCTCGCCCACATCATCACGGGCGAACTGCTGCTCATCGTGGCCCCGTTCACCAAGCTGTCCCACATCGTGCTGTTCTTCATGTCGCGCGGCCAGCTCGGCATGGACTACGCCATCAAGCGCGGCGGTTACAGCCGCGGGGCGGCCTTCCCCTGGTAA
- a CDS encoding MBL fold metallo-hydrolase, with the protein MLDRRRFMQSLLAVASLATLPATAATAATATTGGAGTGASSPPPASPGTQAPGFFRLPVGEASVFALFDAHGKLDPSILHGADRKDIDALLEDAGIPAGQPATSNVNCFLLDAGGRRVLMDTGAGAFFGARGGHLPANLRAAGYAPEHIDHVLLSHLHPDHAMGLVDAAGARVFPNAGVHVSAPELDYWTSDTTFAAAPEGRKAGLLALRKALAPYKDSGQLHTFTPGAAPLPELPFVTSVDLPGHTPGHCGFRVSSGGAALLFWADIIHSTPVQFARPEVSIDFDVDQKTAVATRLRLLPQVAAEGCWVAGSHLPFPGLGRVRARNGGKGGYAWLPVNYADGL; encoded by the coding sequence ATGCTTGATCGCAGACGCTTCATGCAATCGTTGCTGGCTGTTGCCTCACTGGCCACCCTGCCCGCCACGGCGGCCACCGCCGCCACCGCCACCACCGGCGGCGCGGGAACGGGCGCATCCTCCCCGCCCCCTGCATCCCCCGGCACGCAGGCGCCCGGCTTTTTCCGCCTGCCGGTGGGCGAGGCGAGCGTGTTCGCCCTGTTCGACGCCCACGGAAAGCTCGACCCGTCCATCCTGCACGGCGCCGACCGCAAGGACATCGACGCCCTGCTGGAGGATGCGGGCATCCCCGCCGGGCAGCCCGCCACCAGCAACGTGAACTGCTTTTTGCTGGATGCCGGGGGGCGCAGGGTGCTCATGGATACCGGCGCGGGCGCCTTCTTCGGCGCGCGGGGCGGGCACCTGCCCGCCAACCTGCGCGCGGCCGGGTACGCCCCGGAACACATCGACCACGTGCTGCTCTCGCACCTGCATCCGGACCACGCCATGGGCCTGGTGGACGCCGCGGGCGCGCGGGTGTTCCCCAATGCCGGCGTGCACGTGAGCGCCCCGGAACTGGATTACTGGACCAGCGACACCACCTTCGCCGCAGCGCCGGAGGGGCGCAAGGCCGGGCTGCTGGCCCTGCGCAAGGCGCTGGCCCCCTACAAGGATTCCGGGCAGTTGCACACCTTCACGCCGGGGGCCGCGCCCCTGCCCGAACTGCCGTTCGTCACCTCCGTGGACCTGCCCGGCCACACGCCGGGGCACTGCGGGTTCCGGGTGTCCTCGGGCGGCGCGGCGTTGCTGTTCTGGGCGGACATCATCCACAGCACCCCGGTGCAGTTCGCCCGGCCGGAGGTATCCATCGACTTCGACGTGGACCAGAAGACCGCCGTGGCCACCCGCCTGCGCCTGCTGCCCCAGGTGGCCGCCGAGGGTTGCTGGGTGGCCGGGTCGCACCTGCCCTTCCCCGGCCTGGGCCGGGTGCGCGCCAGGAATGGCGGCAAGGGCGGCTACGCCTGGCTGCCCGTGAACTACGCCGACGGGCTGTAG
- a CDS encoding sugar phosphate isomerase/epimerase family protein — translation MHTFVNLPLSWVVRDPAWLDRFAADGLAPELGIDTFAVQELTLDWHRDTARRLVDAGLACAVHLPFFDLHPGSLNNAILAASRDTLRRAAELAALYAPRHMVGHAAFDNSQHGGAFAAWLERACGTWAAVLEVCAAPVHIENTHERDPEPVVALVDALAGRFGVRAGICFDAGHWHSFAGGAQRRDLRRWLDAFAPRLAHLHLHDNDGSDDQHLGLGTGSIPLDDLFGGLMARGLHPTATLEPHDEASFAVSRAWLAARKHYADVLTSVNEPSGEPAGTSAV, via the coding sequence ATGCACACCTTCGTGAATCTTCCCCTCAGCTGGGTCGTCCGCGACCCGGCGTGGCTCGACCGTTTCGCGGCCGATGGGCTGGCCCCGGAACTGGGCATCGACACCTTTGCCGTACAGGAACTGACGCTGGACTGGCACCGTGACACCGCGCGCCGCCTGGTCGATGCCGGGCTGGCCTGCGCCGTGCACCTGCCGTTTTTCGACCTGCACCCCGGCAGCCTCAACAACGCCATCCTGGCCGCCAGCCGCGACACCCTGCGCCGCGCGGCGGAACTGGCCGCCCTGTACGCGCCGCGCCACATGGTGGGGCACGCCGCCTTCGACAACAGCCAGCATGGCGGAGCCTTTGCCGCGTGGCTGGAGCGGGCCTGCGGCACGTGGGCGGCGGTGCTGGAAGTGTGCGCTGCGCCCGTGCACATCGAAAACACCCACGAGCGCGACCCCGAGCCGGTGGTCGCGCTGGTCGATGCCCTGGCTGGCCGTTTCGGCGTCCGCGCGGGTATCTGCTTCGACGCCGGGCACTGGCACAGCTTCGCGGGCGGCGCGCAGCGGCGCGACTTGCGGCGCTGGCTGGACGCCTTTGCCCCGCGCCTTGCCCACCTGCACCTGCACGACAACGACGGCAGCGACGACCAGCACTTGGGCCTGGGCACCGGGTCCATTCCGCTGGACGACCTGTTCGGCGGGCTCATGGCGCGCGGGCTGCACCCCACCGCCACCCTGGAGCCGCACGATGAAGCGTCGTTTGCCGTGTCCCGCGCCTGGCTGGCCGCGCGCAAGCACTACGCGGACGTGCTGACGTCCGTGAATGAACCATCCGGGGAACCTGCCGGAACATCCGCCGTCTGA
- the hmcC gene encoding sulfate respiration complex protein HmcC gives MHDANTKNGLFTPGNIITGIILAVGAVITFIRFTQGIGAVTNLSDNNPWGIWIGFDLLCGVALAAGGYVTSASCYLFGMKRYHSAVRPAITTAFLGYFFVVVALHYDLGHPLRLPYPLVYSQGTTSLLFEVGLCVATYLTVLFVEWSPAALEWLGLRKLRNVIVKLTIMLTIFGVVLSTLHQSSLGALFLIAPGKLHPLWYSSFLPVFFFISSMVAGLSMVIFEGTLAHAGLHHKMDETHLKEAEGVIFGFGKAASFVLAGYFFIKTMDIAMDNDWAYLGTGYGAWFLVEMFGFVALPSFLYALGVREKNVTLVRIASINAVLGIVLNRFNVSLVAFNWNLPAADRYFPHWMEIGVSVFIVTLIITVYRFIATRMPVLYEHPDYKDAH, from the coding sequence ATGCATGACGCCAACACCAAGAACGGCCTGTTCACGCCCGGCAACATCATCACGGGCATCATCCTGGCCGTGGGCGCGGTGATCACCTTCATCCGCTTCACCCAGGGCATCGGGGCCGTCACCAACCTGTCCGACAACAACCCGTGGGGCATCTGGATCGGGTTCGACCTGCTGTGCGGCGTGGCTTTGGCCGCCGGCGGCTACGTCACCTCGGCCTCGTGCTACCTGTTCGGGATGAAGCGCTACCACTCGGCGGTGCGCCCGGCCATCACCACAGCGTTCCTCGGCTACTTCTTCGTGGTCGTGGCGCTGCACTACGACCTGGGCCACCCGCTGCGCCTGCCCTACCCGCTGGTGTACTCGCAGGGCACCACCTCGCTGCTGTTCGAAGTGGGCCTGTGCGTGGCCACCTACCTTACCGTGCTGTTCGTGGAATGGTCCCCGGCGGCGCTGGAATGGCTGGGCCTGCGCAAGCTGCGCAACGTCATCGTCAAGCTGACCATCATGCTGACCATCTTCGGCGTGGTGCTGTCCACCCTGCACCAGTCGTCGCTGGGCGCGCTGTTCCTGATCGCCCCGGGCAAGCTGCACCCCTTGTGGTACTCCAGCTTCCTGCCGGTGTTCTTCTTCATCTCGTCCATGGTGGCGGGCCTTTCCATGGTCATCTTCGAAGGCACCCTGGCCCACGCCGGGCTGCACCACAAGATGGACGAAACCCACCTGAAGGAGGCCGAAGGCGTGATCTTCGGCTTCGGCAAGGCCGCCTCGTTCGTGCTTGCCGGGTACTTCTTCATCAAGACCATGGACATCGCCATGGACAACGACTGGGCCTACCTCGGCACCGGCTACGGGGCCTGGTTCCTGGTCGAGATGTTCGGCTTCGTGGCGCTGCCCTCGTTCCTGTACGCCCTTGGCGTGCGCGAGAAGAACGTCACCCTGGTGCGCATCGCGTCCATCAACGCGGTGCTGGGCATCGTGCTGAACCGCTTCAACGTTTCGCTCGTCGCCTTCAACTGGAACCTGCCCGCCGCCGACCGCTACTTCCCGCACTGGATGGAGATCGGCGTGTCGGTGTTCATCGTGACGCTCATCATCACGGTCTACCGGTTCATCGCCACGCGCATGCCGGTGCTGTACGAGCATCCCGACTACAAGGACGCCCACTAG
- the hmcA gene encoding sulfate respiration complex hexadecaheme cytochrome HmcA produces MMNAKSLLRWAGALVAVAAVTVFGLDARGTTKPLPGSTGEQRADLVEIGVMAKFGNLELPKVTFPHDRHSEAVAKVAAPGKECATCHKNDDKGKMSLKFMRLEDTTAADLKNIYHANCIGCHTEQAKAGKKTGPQDGECRSCHNPKPMASSWKQIGLDKSLHFRHVAAKAIAPVNDPQKNCGACHHVYDEAAKKLSWVKNKEDSCRACHGDARVEKKPSLREAAHTQCITCHRSVAAAPAKADSGPVSCAGCHDPAMQAKFKVVRDVPRLERGQPDAAMVLPEVGKTAPKGMKGAMKPVAFNHKVHETASNTCRACHHVKIDNCTTCHTLEGVKDGNFVQIEKAMHQPDSMKSCVGCHNQKVQAPACAGCHGFMKTGAKPQPEAACGVCHADPVGMDAKTVADGGLLKATKEQRADVAAATLAARRTTKGTLPADDIPEFVTIGVLSDKYEPSKLPHRKIVNTLMAAIGDDKLAGTFHTDKATVCAGCHHNSPASKTPPKCASCHGQPFDAAKGDRPGLKAAYHQQCMGCHNRMKLEKPADTACAECHKERAK; encoded by the coding sequence ATGATGAACGCGAAATCACTGCTGCGATGGGCGGGAGCTCTGGTCGCCGTGGCTGCGGTCACGGTCTTCGGACTGGATGCGCGGGGCACGACCAAGCCCCTTCCCGGCTCCACGGGCGAGCAGCGCGCCGACCTGGTGGAGATCGGCGTCATGGCGAAATTCGGCAACCTGGAGTTGCCGAAGGTCACCTTCCCGCACGATCGGCATTCCGAGGCCGTGGCCAAGGTCGCCGCGCCCGGCAAGGAATGCGCCACCTGCCACAAGAATGACGACAAGGGCAAGATGTCGCTCAAGTTCATGCGCCTTGAGGACACCACTGCCGCCGACCTGAAGAATATCTACCACGCCAACTGTATCGGCTGTCACACCGAGCAGGCCAAGGCGGGCAAGAAGACCGGGCCGCAGGACGGCGAATGCCGCTCTTGCCACAACCCGAAGCCCATGGCCTCTTCGTGGAAGCAGATCGGCCTCGACAAGTCGCTGCACTTCCGCCACGTGGCCGCCAAGGCCATCGCGCCGGTGAACGACCCGCAGAAGAACTGCGGCGCCTGCCACCACGTGTACGACGAAGCCGCCAAGAAGCTTTCCTGGGTCAAGAACAAGGAAGATTCCTGCCGCGCCTGCCACGGCGACGCGCGCGTGGAAAAGAAGCCCTCGCTGCGTGAAGCCGCGCATACCCAGTGCATCACCTGCCACCGCAGCGTGGCCGCCGCCCCGGCCAAGGCCGACAGCGGCCCCGTTTCCTGCGCGGGCTGCCACGACCCGGCCATGCAGGCCAAGTTCAAGGTGGTGCGCGACGTGCCCCGCCTGGAACGCGGCCAGCCTGATGCCGCCATGGTCCTGCCCGAAGTGGGCAAGACCGCGCCCAAGGGCATGAAGGGCGCCATGAAGCCCGTGGCCTTCAACCACAAGGTGCACGAAACGGCCAGCAACACCTGCCGCGCCTGCCACCACGTGAAGATCGACAACTGCACCACCTGCCACACGCTGGAAGGCGTGAAGGACGGCAACTTCGTGCAGATCGAGAAGGCCATGCACCAGCCCGATTCCATGAAGAGCTGCGTGGGCTGCCACAACCAGAAGGTGCAAGCCCCTGCCTGCGCCGGCTGCCACGGCTTCATGAAGACCGGCGCCAAGCCCCAGCCCGAAGCCGCCTGCGGGGTGTGCCACGCCGATCCTGTCGGCATGGACGCCAAGACCGTGGCCGACGGCGGCCTGCTGAAGGCCACCAAGGAGCAGCGCGCCGACGTGGCCGCCGCCACCCTGGCCGCCCGCCGCACCACCAAGGGCACCCTGCCCGCCGACGACATCCCCGAGTTCGTGACCATCGGCGTGCTGTCCGACAAGTACGAACCCTCGAAGCTGCCGCACCGCAAGATCGTCAACACCCTGATGGCCGCCATCGGCGACGACAAGCTGGCCGGCACGTTCCACACCGACAAGGCCACCGTTTGCGCGGGCTGCCATCACAACAGCCCCGCCAGCAAGACGCCGCCCAAGTGCGCCAGCTGCCACGGCCAGCCCTTCGACGCCGCCAAGGGCGACCGCCCCGGCCTGAAGGCTGCCTACCACCAGCAGTGCATGGGCTGCCACAACCGCATGAAGCTGGAAAAGCCCGCGGATACGGCCTGCGCCGAGTGTCACAAGGAACGCGCGAAATAG
- the hmcF gene encoding sulfate respiration complex iron-sulfur protein HmcF, translating to MPEGTFCNRRPVNTEEDLKALLGDKGGAQYYKEMAELEVDVEALKATLQKTLQSRTKTWLEICAHCGMCADSCFLYRVNDRDPKQVPAYKIQSTLGEIVRKKGEVDTAFMMRTMEVAWSQCTCCNRCGMYCPHGIDMGVMFSYLRGLLFSQGFVPWELKIGSGMHRVYGAQMDVTTEDWVETCEWMAEEQQEEWPGLEIPVDKEDADIMYVLNAREPKHYPEDLAEAAILFHLAGENWTVPSEGWEQTSLTMFAGDWAGCKMQVERVYAAVDKLRPKRVVGTECGHAHRATVIEGPYWAGRPDGRTPAPFLHYVEWVSEALTTGKLKIDPEKRIKEPVTLQDSCNYVRNHGLAKHTRIIMSYIAEDFHEMAPNREHNYCCGGGGGFNGIGRYRHQRNVALKTKRDQILATGCKLVVAPCHNCWDAIRDLEEEYEIGIRWSFLKPLLISMVIVPEHLKPQEEDE from the coding sequence ATGCCTGAAGGAACGTTCTGCAACAGACGTCCTGTCAACACCGAAGAGGACCTCAAGGCCCTGCTCGGCGACAAGGGCGGTGCGCAATACTACAAGGAAATGGCGGAACTGGAGGTTGATGTAGAGGCCCTGAAGGCCACCCTGCAGAAAACCTTGCAGTCGCGTACCAAGACGTGGCTGGAAATCTGTGCCCACTGCGGCATGTGCGCGGACAGCTGCTTCCTGTACCGGGTCAACGACCGCGACCCCAAGCAGGTGCCCGCCTACAAGATCCAGTCCACGCTGGGCGAAATCGTGCGCAAGAAGGGCGAGGTGGATACCGCGTTCATGATGCGCACCATGGAAGTGGCGTGGTCGCAGTGCACCTGCTGCAACCGCTGCGGCATGTACTGCCCCCACGGCATCGACATGGGCGTCATGTTCAGCTACCTGCGCGGCCTGCTGTTCTCCCAGGGCTTCGTGCCGTGGGAACTGAAGATCGGCTCCGGCATGCACCGCGTGTACGGCGCGCAGATGGACGTGACCACCGAAGACTGGGTGGAAACCTGCGAATGGATGGCCGAGGAACAGCAGGAAGAATGGCCGGGCCTGGAAATCCCCGTCGACAAGGAAGACGCGGATATCATGTACGTGCTGAACGCCCGCGAGCCCAAGCACTACCCCGAAGACCTGGCCGAGGCCGCCATCCTGTTCCACCTGGCGGGCGAGAACTGGACCGTGCCCAGCGAAGGCTGGGAACAGACCTCGCTGACCATGTTCGCCGGTGACTGGGCGGGCTGCAAGATGCAGGTGGAGCGCGTGTACGCCGCCGTGGACAAGCTGCGGCCCAAGCGCGTCGTGGGTACCGAATGCGGCCACGCGCACCGCGCCACGGTCATCGAAGGCCCCTACTGGGCGGGCCGTCCCGATGGCCGCACCCCGGCGCCCTTCCTGCACTACGTGGAATGGGTGTCCGAGGCGCTGACCACCGGCAAGCTGAAGATCGACCCGGAAAAGCGCATCAAGGAACCCGTGACCTTGCAGGATTCCTGCAACTACGTGCGCAACCACGGCCTTGCCAAGCACACCCGCATCATCATGAGCTACATCGCGGAAGACTTCCACGAAATGGCTCCCAACCGGGAACACAACTACTGCTGCGGCGGCGGCGGCGGGTTCAACGGCATCGGTCGTTACCGCCACCAGCGCAACGTGGCGCTGAAAACCAAGCGCGACCAGATCCTGGCCACCGGCTGCAAGCTGGTGGTGGCGCCCTGCCACAACTGCTGGGACGCCATCCGCGACCTTGAGGAAGAATACGAGATCGGCATCCGCTGGTCGTTCCTGAAGCCGCTGCTCATCAGCATGGTCATCGTGCCCGAGCACCTGAAGCCGCAGGAAGAAGACGAATAG